The following coding sequences lie in one Syngnathus scovelli strain Florida chromosome 1, RoL_Ssco_1.2, whole genome shotgun sequence genomic window:
- the LOC125992024 gene encoding sodium/calcium exchanger 1 isoform X1: protein MPPPTAYPSSFCLCLCAASLVLLSCAGCVHAHSPEKNCSAGGDPCQDGVLLPVWNPQNPSVGDKVARAIVYFVALVYMFLGMSIIADRFMSSIEVITSQEKEITIKKPNGETTTATVRIWNETVSNLTLMALGSSAPEILLSVIEVCGHNFSAGALGPSTIVGSAAFNMFVIIALCVYVVPDGETRRIKHLRVFFVTAAWSIFAYIWLYLILSVFSPGEVEIWEAVLTFLFFPLCVVQAWVADRRLLLYKYTRKRYRADKHRGVIIETEAGPDVGGTLGQGGFTKMDMLELDGQMALNCHGALDGGLMEEGVAKDEEDEARRDMARTLKELKQRHPDKDMEQLIEMANYQVLMQQQKSRAFYRIQATRMMIGAGNILKKHAADQARKVVSSHETQAREDDPHTVRLEFQPALYQCFENCGSLKLTVSRHGGDAGVTVKVDYRTEDGTANAGSDYEFAEGTLLFKPGETLKEITVGVIDDDIFEEDEYFYVHLSNPRLVGYPEISTSPLDAGSAPKAVLGDNHTATVTIYDDDHAGIFTFESSSQRVSESVGVMEVKVLRTSGARGLVAVPYRTLDGTARAGEDYEPAAGKLEFQNDETMKIIEVRIIDDEEYEKNKSFTVELGEPLLLEIGQKHGDSNENKPAEEDEVAKMGCPSLGEHTQVHVVIEESYEFKRAVDVLLEKRAQNTVDKLIKKTNLALVVGSSSWREQFVSAVTVSAGDDDDDESSEERLPSCFDYIMHFLTVFWKVLFAFVPPTEYWNGWACFIVSISLIGVLTAFTGDLASHFGCTIGLKDSVTAVVFVALGTSVPDTFASKVAAIQDQYADASIGNVTGSNAVNVFLGIGVAWTIAAVAWRIRGKTFLVDPGNLAFSVTLFTIMASLCVATLLYRRRPTAAGGELGGPRTCKFLTSLFFVSLWLVYILLASLEAYCHLPTL from the exons atgcccccgcctactgcctaccCATCCTCCTTCTGTCTTTGCTTGTGCGCCGCTTCGCTTGTGCTCCTGTCCTGCGCCGGATGCGTCCATGCCCATTCACCTGAGAAGAACTGCTCCGCCGGGGGGGACCCGTGTCAGGATG GCGTGCTGCTGCCTGTGTGGAACCCCCAAAACCCGTCGGTGGGTGACAAAGTGGCTCGGGCGATTGTGTACTTTGTAGCGCTCGTCTACATGTTCCTGGGCATGAGCATCATTGCGGACCGATTCATGTCCTCCATAGAG GTTATAACATCACAGGAAAAGGAAATAACCATCAAGAAGCCCAACGGCGAGACCACCACTGCCACAGTCAGGATTTGGAACGAGACCGTTTCCAATCTCACCCTCATGGCCTTAGGCTCCAGCGCCCCTGAGATCTTGCTGTCAGTCATCGAG GTGTGCGGTCACAACTTCTCTGCGGGTGCTCTGGGCCCGAGCACCATCGTGGGCAGCGCCGCCTTCAACATGTTCGTCATCATCGCGTTGTGCGTCTACGTGGTGCCCGACGGCGAGACGCGCAGGATCAAGCACCTGCGCGTATTTTTCGTCACGGCCGCCTGGAGCATCTTCGCCTACATTTGGTTGTACCTCATCCTCAGCGTCTTCTCTCCCGGCGAGGTGGAG atatgGGAGGCGGTGCTGACCTTCCTTTTCTTCCCGCTATGCGTGGTCCAAGCCTGGGTGGCTGACCGTCGCCTCCTCTTGTACAAGTACACCCGCAAGCGTTACCGCGCCGACAAGCACCGAGGCGTCATTATCGAGACGGAAGCGGGACCGGACGTGGGCGGGACGCTTGGCCAGGGCGGCTTTACCAAAATGGACATGCTGGAGCTGGACGGTCAGATGGCGCTCAACTGCCACGGCGCCCTGGACGGCGGACTGATGGAAGAAGGCGTGGCCAAGGACGAGGAGGACGAGGCCCGGCGGGACATGGCCAGAACGCTGAAAGAGCTCAAGCAGCGGCACCCCGATAAAGACATGGAGCAGCTCATTGAGATGGCCAACTATCAG GTTCTAATGCAGCAGCAGAAGAGCCGAGCGTTCTACCGTATCCAAGCCACTCGAATGATGATCGGAGCCGGAAACATCCTCAAGAAGCACGCCGCCGATCAGGCTCGCAAG GTAGTGAGCAGCCATGAGACCCAGGCCCGAGAAGATGACCCGCACACTGTCCGGCTAGAGTTTCAGCCCGCGTTGTACCAGTGTTTTGAGAACTGCGGCTCCCTTAAGCTGACCGTCTCCAGACATGGAGGAGACGCTGGAGTCACTGTCAAG GTGGACTACCGCACCGAGGACGGCACAGCCAATGCCGGCTCAGACTACGAGTTTGCTGAGGGAACGCTTCTGTTCAAGCCCGGCGAGACCCTCAAAG AGATCACGGTGGGGGTTATCGATGACGACATTTTCGAGGAGGACGAGTACTTCTACGTGCACCTGAGCAACCCGCGATTGGTGGGCTACCCCGAGATTAGCACCTCCCCCCTTGACGCCGGCTCTGCCCCCAAAGCTGTGCTGGGTGACAACCACACGGCTACAGTGACCATTTATGATGACGACCACGCCG GTATCTTCACCTTTGAGAGCAGCAGTCAGCGAGTGAGCGAGAGCGTGGGCGTCATGGAAGTGAAGGTGCTGCGGACGTCGGGCGCTCGAGGGCTGGTGGCCGTCCCCTACCGCACGCTCGACGGCACGGCCAGGGCGGGAGAGGACTACGAGCCGGCGGCGGGCAAGTTGGAATTTCAAAACGACGAGACCAT GAAGATCATCGAGGTGAGGATCATTGATGACGAGGAGTACGAGAAGAACAAGAGCTTCACCGTCGAGCTGGGCGAGCCGCTTCTCTTGGAGATCGGACAGAAGCACG GAGACTCCAATGAGAACAAACCGGCGGAGGAGGACGAGGTGGCCAAGATGGGCTGCCCCAGCCTGGGCGAGCACACGCAAGTGCACGTCGTCATCGAGGAGTCCTACGAGTTTAAG agAGCTGTGGATGTGCTTTTGGAGAAGCGTGCCCAG AATACAGTAGACAAGCTGATCAAGAAGACAAATCTTGCCTTGGTGGTGGGAAGCAGCAGCTGGAGGGAGCAGTTTGTTAGTGCGGTCACTGTCAGTGCag gagacgacgacgacgacgagagCAGCGAGGAGCGCCTGCCGTCGTGCTTCGACTACATCATGCACTTCCTGACCGTCTTCTGGAAGGTTCTGTTCGCCTTTGTCCCGCCCACTGAATACTGGAACGGCTGGGCCTGCTTCATCGTGTCCATCTCGTTGATTGGCGTGCTGACGGCCTTCACCGGCGACCTGGCGTCGCActttggctgcaccatcggcctGAAGGACTCGGTGACGGCTGTGGTCTTCGTGGCGTTGGGCACCTCGGTGCCAG ACACGTTCGCCAGCAAGGTGGCGGCCATCCAGGACCAGTACGCCGACGCGTCCATCGGCAACGTGACGGGCTCCAACGCCGTCAACGTCTTCCTGGGCATCGGCGTGGCCTGGACCATCGCCGCCGTAGCCTGGCGCATCCGTGGCAAGACCTTCCTCGTGGACCCTGGCAACCTGGCCTTCTCCGTCACCCTCTTCACCATCATGGCATCGTTGTGCGTCGCCACGCTGCTTTACCGGCGGCGTCCCACCGCGGCCGGCGGCGAGCTGGGCGGCCCGAGGACTTGCAAGTTTCTGACCTCGCTTTTCTTCGTGTCACTCTGGCTAGTTTACATCCTGCTGGCCTCGCTGGAGGCCTACTGCCACTTGCCCACCTTGTAG
- the LOC137840752 gene encoding uncharacterized protein produces the protein LISFLSIYQCLLTLACSPISPNYQHEEAGSEQVMTLQKCGTHTAPTGQRVFIRRRSRSDLLVPLVTQSQRQSIKTTTKTTKTSSQQSVFFFGVLHFLFLQVRINMQEKSAVPLRKRSLYLLMLLLLLSQQVSPALTGLSASGLNDSSVHVCACLWQVCSGPLASPVQSPYSAHKRLARMSPLWRIMNSKPFGAFCQNNYECSTGLCRYCCRHSQSNAAAPHLIGEKKKS, from the exons CTTATCTCATTTCTAAGTATTTATCAGTGCCTGCTCACACTCGCTTGTTCGCCAATTTCTCCAAATTATCAACAT GAAGAAGCGG GGAGTGAGCAAGTGATGACCCTGCAAAAATgtggcacacacacagcacCGACAGGCCAGCGCGTCTTTATAAGGCGGCGCAGTCGGTCCGACTTACTGGTGCCACTCGTGACCCAAAGTCAACGTCAGAGCATCAAGACGACCACCAAGACGACCAAAACCAGCTCACAACAGTCGGTTTTCTTTTTTggtgttttgcattttttgtttttacaagttCGAATCAACATGCAGGAGAAAAGTGCCGTCCCACTGAGGAAACGTTCTCTTTACCttctgatgctgctgctgctcctgtcGCAGCAGGTGAGTCCCGCTTTAACAGGCTTGAGCGCATCGGGGCTGAACGATTccagcgtgcatgtgtgtgcttgcCTGTGGCAGGTGTGCTCGGGTCCGTTGGCCTCGCCGGTGCAGAGTCCATACTCGGCGCACAAGAGATTAGCCCGCATGAGCCCGCTGTGGAGGATCATGAACAGCAAACCTTTTGGCGCTTTTTGTCAGAACAACTATGAATGCTCCACTGGACTTTGCAGGTACTGTTGTAGGCATTCCCAATCTAATGCAGCAGCACCACATCtgataggggaaaaaaaaaaaagttaa
- the bmp15 gene encoding bone morphogenetic protein 15, producing the protein MRGQHSFPCVLLLSLALVQVLAFLAFQPCGIAAESKMSPRRGRRRRDAEARGAHHRPLTDEQKADQNLQFMLSLYSSAAGPGGRPKQHRKFGSNTVRLLRPSSSSVQYLPASKDHHYNFSVQYHVDILSSEQLIRASFVHLRSSAALMPPRCHAEVMWPGEESLLTTMEPHQRWTEADIGTRVLRGEKDGGRLTLTAQYWCTEQEGNQEGEGPSHQWRRDHHLEAPSLLLYLEEEQAGQDWMMRQLPSTKGGDLMSWLSRWHPFLRRRRSSKSSPPDPPATRASASIIADIPAAAKSKTGTPKNRCKLHSFRLSFEELDWGHYIAPPVYNPRFCQGDCPRVLTYGYHSPNHAIIQTIIHELGVGDVPLPSCVPYKYMPMSVLVVHKKKVEYKELEDMVAESCTCR; encoded by the exons ATGCGCGGCCAGCACAGTTTCCCGTGCGTCTTGCTCCTGTCCCTGGCCTTGGTTCAGGTCCTCGCTTTTCTGGCGTTCCAGCCGTGTGGGATTGCGGCCGAATCCAAAATGTCTCCCCGTCGCGGCAGGCGCCGCCGCGACGCCGAGGCCCGAGGCGCCCACCACCGGCCGCTGACCGACGAACAGAAGGCCGACCAGAACCTGCAGTTCATGTTGAGTTTGTACAGCAGCGCGGCGGGACCGGGCGGTAGACCCAAACAACACCGGAAGTTCGGCTCCAACACAGTACGGCTGCTCAGACCCTCCTCGTCGTCGGTGCAGTACCTGCCGGCGTCCAAAG ACCACCACTACAACTTCAGTGTCCAGTACCATGTGGACATTCTTTCTTCGGAGCAGCTGATCCGAGCATCCTTTGTTCACCTTCGATCTTCTGCCGCTCTCATGCCTCCCCGCTGCCACGCCGAGGTCATGTGGCCAGGCGAGGAGAGCCTGCTCACCACCATGGAGCCCCATCAGCGCTGGACAGAGGCGGACATCGGCACTCGCGTGCTCCGAGGCGAAAAGGACGGGGGACGCTTGACCCTCACTGCTCAGTACTGGTGCACAGAGCAGGAGGGCAACCAAGAGGGCGAAGGCCCGTCTCATCAGTGGCGAAGGGATCACCACTTGGAAGCCCCTTCACTTCTTTTGTACCTGGAGGAGGAGCAGGCAGGCCAGGACTGGATGATGAGGCAGCTGCCCTCAACCAAAGGGGGAGACCTCATGAGTTGGCTGAGCCGCTGGCACCCCTTCCTCCGCCGGCGCCGCAGTTCCAAAAGCTCCCCGCCGGATCCTCCGGCCACTCGCGCCTCCGCCTCCATCATCGCCGACATTCCCGCTGCGGCAAAAAGCAAAACTGGGACGCCCAAGAACCGCTGCAAGCTGCACTCCTTTCGCCTGTCTTTCGAGGAGCTGGACTGGGGTCACTACATCGCGCCGCCCGTCTACAACCCTCGCTTCTGCCAGGGCGACTGCCCGCGTGTGCTGACCTACGGCTACCACTCGCCCAATCACGCCATCATCCAGACCATCATCCACGAGCTGGGGGTGGGCGATGTCCCGCTGCCCTCCTGCGTGCCCTACAAGTACATGCCCATGAGCGTGCTGGTGGTGCACAAGAAGAAGGTAGAGTACAAGGAACTGGAGGACATGGTGGCAGAGTCGTGCACGTGCCGCTAG
- the LOC125992024 gene encoding sodium/calcium exchanger 1 isoform X2, whose product MPPPTAYPSSFCLCLCAASLVLLSCAGCVHAHSPEKNCSAGGDPCQDGVLLPVWNPQNPSVGDKVARAIVYFVALVYMFLGMSIIADRFMSSIEVITSQEKEITIKKPNGETTTATVRIWNETVSNLTLMALGSSAPEILLSVIEVCGHNFSAGALGPSTIVGSAAFNMFVIIALCVYVVPDGETRRIKHLRVFFVTAAWSIFAYIWLYLILSVFSPGEVEIWEAVLTFLFFPLCVVQAWVADRRLLLYKYTRKRYRADKHRGVIIETEAGPDVGGTLGQGGFTKMDMLELDGQMALNCHGALDGGLMEEGVAKDEEDEARRDMARTLKELKQRHPDKDMEQLIEMANYQVLMQQQKSRAFYRIQATRMMIGAGNILKKHAADQARKVVSSHETQAREDDPHTVRLEFQPALYQCFENCGSLKLTVSRHGGDAGVTVKVDYRTEDGTANAGSDYEFAEGTLLFKPGETLKEITVGVIDDDIFEEDEYFYVHLSNPRLVGYPEISTSPLDAGSAPKAVLGDNHTATVTIYDDDHAGIFTFESSSQRVSESVGVMEVKVLRTSGARGLVAVPYRTLDGTARAGEDYEPAAGKLEFQNDETMKIIEVRIIDDEEYEKNKSFTVELGEPLLLEIGQKHGDSNENKPAEEDEVAKMGCPSLGEHTQVHVVIEESYEFKNTVDKLIKKTNLALVVGSSSWREQFVSAVTVSAGDDDDDESSEERLPSCFDYIMHFLTVFWKVLFAFVPPTEYWNGWACFIVSISLIGVLTAFTGDLASHFGCTIGLKDSVTAVVFVALGTSVPDTFASKVAAIQDQYADASIGNVTGSNAVNVFLGIGVAWTIAAVAWRIRGKTFLVDPGNLAFSVTLFTIMASLCVATLLYRRRPTAAGGELGGPRTCKFLTSLFFVSLWLVYILLASLEAYCHLPTL is encoded by the exons atgcccccgcctactgcctaccCATCCTCCTTCTGTCTTTGCTTGTGCGCCGCTTCGCTTGTGCTCCTGTCCTGCGCCGGATGCGTCCATGCCCATTCACCTGAGAAGAACTGCTCCGCCGGGGGGGACCCGTGTCAGGATG GCGTGCTGCTGCCTGTGTGGAACCCCCAAAACCCGTCGGTGGGTGACAAAGTGGCTCGGGCGATTGTGTACTTTGTAGCGCTCGTCTACATGTTCCTGGGCATGAGCATCATTGCGGACCGATTCATGTCCTCCATAGAG GTTATAACATCACAGGAAAAGGAAATAACCATCAAGAAGCCCAACGGCGAGACCACCACTGCCACAGTCAGGATTTGGAACGAGACCGTTTCCAATCTCACCCTCATGGCCTTAGGCTCCAGCGCCCCTGAGATCTTGCTGTCAGTCATCGAG GTGTGCGGTCACAACTTCTCTGCGGGTGCTCTGGGCCCGAGCACCATCGTGGGCAGCGCCGCCTTCAACATGTTCGTCATCATCGCGTTGTGCGTCTACGTGGTGCCCGACGGCGAGACGCGCAGGATCAAGCACCTGCGCGTATTTTTCGTCACGGCCGCCTGGAGCATCTTCGCCTACATTTGGTTGTACCTCATCCTCAGCGTCTTCTCTCCCGGCGAGGTGGAG atatgGGAGGCGGTGCTGACCTTCCTTTTCTTCCCGCTATGCGTGGTCCAAGCCTGGGTGGCTGACCGTCGCCTCCTCTTGTACAAGTACACCCGCAAGCGTTACCGCGCCGACAAGCACCGAGGCGTCATTATCGAGACGGAAGCGGGACCGGACGTGGGCGGGACGCTTGGCCAGGGCGGCTTTACCAAAATGGACATGCTGGAGCTGGACGGTCAGATGGCGCTCAACTGCCACGGCGCCCTGGACGGCGGACTGATGGAAGAAGGCGTGGCCAAGGACGAGGAGGACGAGGCCCGGCGGGACATGGCCAGAACGCTGAAAGAGCTCAAGCAGCGGCACCCCGATAAAGACATGGAGCAGCTCATTGAGATGGCCAACTATCAG GTTCTAATGCAGCAGCAGAAGAGCCGAGCGTTCTACCGTATCCAAGCCACTCGAATGATGATCGGAGCCGGAAACATCCTCAAGAAGCACGCCGCCGATCAGGCTCGCAAG GTAGTGAGCAGCCATGAGACCCAGGCCCGAGAAGATGACCCGCACACTGTCCGGCTAGAGTTTCAGCCCGCGTTGTACCAGTGTTTTGAGAACTGCGGCTCCCTTAAGCTGACCGTCTCCAGACATGGAGGAGACGCTGGAGTCACTGTCAAG GTGGACTACCGCACCGAGGACGGCACAGCCAATGCCGGCTCAGACTACGAGTTTGCTGAGGGAACGCTTCTGTTCAAGCCCGGCGAGACCCTCAAAG AGATCACGGTGGGGGTTATCGATGACGACATTTTCGAGGAGGACGAGTACTTCTACGTGCACCTGAGCAACCCGCGATTGGTGGGCTACCCCGAGATTAGCACCTCCCCCCTTGACGCCGGCTCTGCCCCCAAAGCTGTGCTGGGTGACAACCACACGGCTACAGTGACCATTTATGATGACGACCACGCCG GTATCTTCACCTTTGAGAGCAGCAGTCAGCGAGTGAGCGAGAGCGTGGGCGTCATGGAAGTGAAGGTGCTGCGGACGTCGGGCGCTCGAGGGCTGGTGGCCGTCCCCTACCGCACGCTCGACGGCACGGCCAGGGCGGGAGAGGACTACGAGCCGGCGGCGGGCAAGTTGGAATTTCAAAACGACGAGACCAT GAAGATCATCGAGGTGAGGATCATTGATGACGAGGAGTACGAGAAGAACAAGAGCTTCACCGTCGAGCTGGGCGAGCCGCTTCTCTTGGAGATCGGACAGAAGCACG GAGACTCCAATGAGAACAAACCGGCGGAGGAGGACGAGGTGGCCAAGATGGGCTGCCCCAGCCTGGGCGAGCACACGCAAGTGCACGTCGTCATCGAGGAGTCCTACGAGTTTAAG AATACAGTAGACAAGCTGATCAAGAAGACAAATCTTGCCTTGGTGGTGGGAAGCAGCAGCTGGAGGGAGCAGTTTGTTAGTGCGGTCACTGTCAGTGCag gagacgacgacgacgacgagagCAGCGAGGAGCGCCTGCCGTCGTGCTTCGACTACATCATGCACTTCCTGACCGTCTTCTGGAAGGTTCTGTTCGCCTTTGTCCCGCCCACTGAATACTGGAACGGCTGGGCCTGCTTCATCGTGTCCATCTCGTTGATTGGCGTGCTGACGGCCTTCACCGGCGACCTGGCGTCGCActttggctgcaccatcggcctGAAGGACTCGGTGACGGCTGTGGTCTTCGTGGCGTTGGGCACCTCGGTGCCAG ACACGTTCGCCAGCAAGGTGGCGGCCATCCAGGACCAGTACGCCGACGCGTCCATCGGCAACGTGACGGGCTCCAACGCCGTCAACGTCTTCCTGGGCATCGGCGTGGCCTGGACCATCGCCGCCGTAGCCTGGCGCATCCGTGGCAAGACCTTCCTCGTGGACCCTGGCAACCTGGCCTTCTCCGTCACCCTCTTCACCATCATGGCATCGTTGTGCGTCGCCACGCTGCTTTACCGGCGGCGTCCCACCGCGGCCGGCGGCGAGCTGGGCGGCCCGAGGACTTGCAAGTTTCTGACCTCGCTTTTCTTCGTGTCACTCTGGCTAGTTTACATCCTGCTGGCCTCGCTGGAGGCCTACTGCCACTTGCCCACCTTGTAG